Proteins from a genomic interval of Diospyros lotus cultivar Yz01 chromosome 6, ASM1463336v1, whole genome shotgun sequence:
- the LOC127804150 gene encoding RING-H2 finger protein ATL57-like, with protein sequence MAALSQFLSHLYTMTILFFTILLLELVIFLRSVAGSLCNSKDRPTTAARLLDLIEEKNPASRYRRALWMEQLECTVCLSVLEEGEEIRKLKCNHTFHKACLDTWLQLDRDTCPLCRRKVLPEEAVIRYLQRPDHHDQYEGIDEELIFLLSVLHGNNLYGLL encoded by the coding sequence ATGGCAGCTCTCTCCCAGTTCCTATCCCACCTCTACACCATGACCATTCTCTTCTTCACTATCCTCCTCCTCGAGCTCGTCATCTTCCTCCGCTCCGTCGCCGGCAGCCTCTGCAATTCCAAGGACCGGCCCACGACCGCCGCCCGCCTCCTCGACCTCATCGAAGAGAAGAATCCGGCCAGCCGCTACCGAAGAGCTCTCTGGATGGAGCAGCTGGAATGCACGGTTTGTCTGTCCGTGCTCGAGGAAGGGGAGGAGATCAGGAAGCTCAAGTGTAACCACACGTTCCACAAGGCTTGTCTGGACACGTGGCTGCAGCTGGACAGGGACACGTGCCCGCTCTGCCGGAGGAAGGTCTTGCCGGAGGAGGCCGTGATCAGATACCTGCAGCGGCCAGACCACCATGATCAGTACGAGGGAATCGATGAGGAGCTCATCTTCTTGCTCTCTGTATTACACGGTAATAATCTGTATGGTctattgtaa